In Vitis riparia cultivar Riparia Gloire de Montpellier isolate 1030 chromosome 19, EGFV_Vit.rip_1.0, whole genome shotgun sequence, the following proteins share a genomic window:
- the LOC117908570 gene encoding 60S ribosomal protein L27, producing the protein MVKFLKPNKAVVLLQGRFAGRKAVIVRSFDDGTRDRPYGHCLVAGIAKYPKKVIRKDSAKKTAKKSRVKAFIKLVNYNHIMPTRYTLDVDLKDVVSPDVLQSRDKKVTAAKETKKKLEERFKTGKNRWFFSKLRF; encoded by the coding sequence ATGGTGAAGTTCCTCAAACCCAATAAGGCCGTAGTCCTCCTCCAGGGCCGCTTCGCCGGCCGTAAGGCCGTGATCGTGCGCTCATTCGACGATGGTACACGTGACCGCCCCTATGGCCACTGCCTCGTTGCCGGCATCGCCAAGTACCCAAAGAAGGTGATCCGCAAGGACTCGGCCAAGAAGACCGCGAAGAAGTCGAGAGTCAAGGCCTTCATCAAGCTTGTCAACTACAACCACATCATGCCCACTCGCTATACTCTCGATGTAGACCTCAAGGACGTTGTCTCTCCCGATGTGCTGCAGTCAAGGGATAAGAAGGTGACGGCTGCCAAGGAGACTAAGAAGAAGCTCGAGGAGCGGTTCAAGACTGGCAAGAACAGGTGGTTCTTTTCCAAGCTCAGGTTCTAA